A window from Thermoanaerobaculales bacterium encodes these proteins:
- a CDS encoding DUF2085 domain-containing protein, whose translation MRRLDLRSRRWLAVVALAAAVYCAGIVLAPWLEQHGAAAGSWLRLAFAPTCHQQADRCLDLGPGKLAVCARCAGLYAGGLLGLLATVVTGVRCRPSLRALVAAAAPTLLDVAAGAVGLPALPNWPRFAVALVPGTVLGLLLADAIADLAAHVGRPGERPRRDPVQ comes from the coding sequence TGGTCGCGCTCGCGGCCGCCGTGTACTGCGCGGGGATCGTGCTCGCGCCGTGGCTCGAGCAGCACGGGGCGGCGGCCGGCTCGTGGCTGCGGCTCGCCTTCGCGCCCACCTGCCACCAGCAGGCGGACCGCTGCCTCGACCTGGGCCCGGGCAAGCTGGCGGTGTGCGCGCGCTGCGCCGGCCTCTACGCGGGCGGCCTGCTCGGGCTGCTGGCCACCGTCGTGACCGGGGTCCGCTGCCGGCCCTCGCTGCGCGCTCTCGTCGCCGCGGCGGCGCCCACCCTGCTCGACGTCGCGGCCGGCGCGGTCGGGTTGCCGGCCCTGCCCAACTGGCCGCGCTTCGCGGTCGCCCTGGTCCCGGGGACGGTCCTCGGCCTGCTGCTCGCCGACGCGATCGCGGACCTCGCGGCGCACGTCGGCCGCCCCGGCGAGCGCCCCCGGCGCGATCCCGTACAATAG